A stretch of the uncultured Trichococcus sp. genome encodes the following:
- the thiW gene encoding energy coupling factor transporter S component ThiW, with protein sequence MNTKKLVTTALIIAMGVVSNSIFVIPIGIAKAAPVQHLLNVLTAVWLGPGYAVLQAFGVSVLRNLLGTGTLFAFPGSMIGAVCAGLFYARTQKIGYAALGEWIGTGILGSLVSTVVAQFVMGKEAALMLFLPSFAISSAIGAGLAYFIILEMEKRSVLDRNKI encoded by the coding sequence ATGAACACAAAGAAATTAGTCACTACTGCCTTGATCATCGCCATGGGGGTGGTCAGCAACAGCATCTTCGTCATCCCGATCGGCATTGCCAAAGCGGCACCGGTGCAGCATCTGCTGAACGTATTGACCGCGGTCTGGCTGGGTCCAGGATATGCCGTCCTGCAGGCTTTCGGAGTTTCCGTGCTGCGCAACCTGCTGGGGACGGGGACCCTATTTGCCTTTCCCGGCAGCATGATCGGAGCCGTTTGCGCAGGCCTTTTCTATGCCAGGACGCAAAAGATCGGTTACGCGGCACTGGGTGAATGGATTGGCACCGGAATCCTGGGCTCATTGGTGAGTACTGTTGTGGCACAGTTCGTAATGGGGAAAGAAGCCGCATTGATGCTTTTCCTGCCGAGCTTTGCAATCAGTTCCGCCATCGGAGCGGGTTTGGCTTATTTCATCATCCTGGAAATGGAAAAAAGAAGCGTATTGGACAGGAACAAAATATAA
- a CDS encoding ABC transporter permease: MIAYWNTYHERLLAATMQHIGLVGTALMIAILIAGGIILACMHQERVMNGLIYLTSLLYSIPSLALFAILIPLTGLGRNTAIIVLVIYCQYVLLRSFSAGIKEIDPTIIEAAVGMGMTRNQMFRKIQLPLAMSSIIAGIRIAATSTIGIATIAATINAGGLGTILFDGLRTFSIVKLLWGTMLSILLCLLVNVILYFLENALQRIFD; the protein is encoded by the coding sequence ATGATTGCATACTGGAATACTTACCATGAAAGACTGTTGGCCGCCACGATGCAGCACATCGGATTAGTCGGGACGGCGCTGATGATCGCCATCCTAATCGCCGGTGGCATCATCTTGGCCTGCATGCATCAGGAACGTGTGATGAACGGCTTGATCTATCTGACATCGTTACTTTATTCAATCCCAAGTCTAGCTTTGTTTGCTATTTTGATTCCGTTGACTGGACTGGGAAGGAACACGGCCATCATCGTTTTGGTGATTTATTGCCAATATGTCCTGCTGCGCAGTTTTTCTGCAGGAATCAAGGAGATCGATCCGACAATCATTGAGGCCGCTGTCGGTATGGGCATGACAAGGAATCAGATGTTCCGGAAAATCCAACTTCCGTTGGCAATGTCATCCATCATCGCGGGGATACGGATCGCCGCGACCTCGACGATCGGCATCGCGACCATCGCCGCAACGATCAATGCGGGCGGGTTGGGGACCATCCTTTTCGATGGCTTGCGCACATTCAGCATCGTTAAACTATTGTGGGGCACGATGTTGTCAATTTTGTTGTGTCTGTTAGTCAATGTCATCCTGTACTTTCTCGAGAATGCTTTGCAGCGAATATTCGACTGA
- a CDS encoding ABC transporter ATP-binding protein, whose amino-acid sequence MLQTAIEFKNVTKLYGEGGTKAVDDISFEIKEGEFITVLGSSGSGKTTILKMINRLIREDAGKIDFFGEDISGMNEVDLRRKIGYVVQQIGLFPHMTVAQNIATVPELLKWDKQEIQARIKELLELVQLDPEVFAYRKPKQLSGGQQQRIGVARALAANPKVMLLDEPFGAVDAITRLQLQNELQKIHKELGDKTFVLVTHDINEAFKLGGRVLIMDKGKICQFDTPLEIMRNPKTGFVANLIATVKEQEAFWSELK is encoded by the coding sequence ATGCTGCAAACCGCGATAGAATTCAAAAATGTAACGAAGCTCTACGGAGAAGGGGGCACGAAGGCAGTCGATGATATCTCCTTCGAAATTAAGGAGGGCGAGTTCATCACTGTCCTGGGCTCTTCCGGCTCCGGCAAAACGACCATTTTAAAAATGATCAACCGTCTGATCCGTGAAGATGCAGGAAAGATAGACTTCTTTGGGGAAGACATCAGCGGAATGAACGAAGTGGATCTCAGGCGGAAAATCGGCTATGTCGTTCAGCAGATCGGGCTGTTTCCGCATATGACCGTTGCCCAAAACATCGCGACAGTTCCGGAACTGCTGAAGTGGGACAAACAGGAAATCCAAGCCCGCATCAAAGAATTGCTGGAACTTGTTCAACTGGATCCGGAAGTGTTTGCCTACAGAAAGCCGAAACAATTATCCGGCGGACAGCAACAGCGTATCGGCGTAGCGAGGGCGCTTGCCGCCAATCCGAAAGTGATGCTGTTGGATGAACCGTTTGGAGCGGTTGATGCGATCACGCGCCTGCAACTGCAGAACGAACTGCAAAAGATCCACAAAGAATTGGGCGACAAAACCTTTGTGTTGGTCACACACGACATCAATGAGGCGTTCAAACTGGGGGGAAGGGTGCTGATAATGGACAAAGGCAAGATTTGCCAATTTGATACGCCGCTTGAAATCATGCGGAATCCGAAAACTGGTTTTGTTGCCAATTTGATTGCCACCGTAAAGGAACAAGAAGCATTTTGGAGTGAGCTGAAATGA
- a CDS encoding glycine betaine ABC transporter substrate-binding protein: protein MKRKNILSTIAMLALTLIFSGCSSLTGGGDGSAADTVIRVGSKDFTENLVVSEIYALALENAGYEVERIPSIASSVVHTSITNDEIDLYPEYTGTGLLVILEMEMETDPQKVYDTIKAEYDEQFDLTWLDYAQANDSAGLVIKTSVAEKYGIETISDLQEYATELRFASQGEFDLREDGIPGLTKAYGEFNWKSSTVYDNSLKYEVLKNNEADVAPAYTTEGQLTNKAEFTVLVDDKKFWPPYNLAPVIRNEVLEENPDVSEILNIISSALDTETVTVLNAKVDVEGQEYEAVAKEYFDSIN, encoded by the coding sequence ATGAAAAGAAAAAATATCCTCAGTACGATTGCAATGTTGGCTTTAACACTTATCTTCTCAGGCTGTTCAAGCCTGACTGGTGGAGGCGATGGCAGCGCGGCGGATACTGTGATCCGCGTAGGTTCCAAGGATTTCACCGAAAACTTGGTCGTTTCGGAAATTTATGCGTTGGCTTTGGAAAATGCGGGTTATGAAGTTGAACGAATCCCGAGTATCGCCAGTTCAGTTGTGCACACATCGATCACCAATGATGAAATCGATCTTTATCCGGAGTATACAGGGACAGGTCTGTTGGTAATACTGGAAATGGAGATGGAAACCGATCCTCAGAAAGTTTACGATACAATCAAAGCGGAATACGACGAGCAGTTCGATCTGACTTGGTTGGATTATGCGCAAGCCAATGACAGCGCTGGGCTGGTCATCAAAACGAGTGTGGCCGAAAAATACGGCATTGAGACCATTTCCGATCTGCAGGAGTATGCAACTGAACTGCGTTTTGCTTCTCAAGGTGAATTCGATTTGAGGGAAGACGGCATTCCGGGTTTGACAAAAGCATACGGCGAATTCAACTGGAAGAGCTCGACGGTCTACGACAACAGCTTAAAATATGAAGTCTTGAAAAATAATGAAGCGGATGTCGCTCCGGCTTACACAACTGAAGGGCAACTGACCAATAAAGCAGAATTCACTGTTTTGGTTGATGACAAGAAATTTTGGCCGCCGTATAATTTGGCTCCAGTAATCCGGAATGAAGTGTTGGAAGAAAATCCGGATGTTTCAGAAATTCTGAACATCATCAGCAGCGCTTTGGATACAGAGACGGTGACCGTTTTGAACGCCAAGGTGGACGTCGAGGGACAAGAATATGAGGCGGTAGCGAAAGAGTACTTCGATTCGATAAATTAA
- a CDS encoding ABC transporter permease, giving the protein MIDEIVQYFQENFSQYLIYVYQHLGLSIQAIAIACLIGIPLGYVSHRYPKLSQMITFSSQALRIIPSLAVLFLLISFIGVGRNPALVALVLLGIPPILVNTTVGFLEVPAVMIETGKGLGMTDRELMRRVKIPLAFPFVMTGVKLALVEIISSATLATYIGAGGLGTLIFTGLGLNRMDLLLIGGGSVATIAFTTSIFLDYIIKRSGN; this is encoded by the coding sequence CTGATTGATGAAATAGTGCAATACTTTCAAGAGAATTTTAGTCAATATTTGATTTACGTATACCAGCACCTTGGATTGAGCATCCAGGCAATCGCCATTGCTTGCCTGATCGGCATTCCTTTGGGATACGTCAGTCACAGGTATCCCAAACTTAGCCAGATGATCACTTTCAGTTCCCAAGCCTTGCGGATCATTCCTAGTTTGGCGGTGCTCTTTTTACTCATTTCCTTCATCGGGGTCGGAAGGAATCCGGCATTGGTTGCTTTGGTGTTGCTAGGTATTCCGCCGATATTAGTCAATACAACGGTTGGTTTTCTGGAAGTCCCCGCTGTGATGATCGAAACGGGCAAGGGGTTGGGGATGACTGATCGGGAGCTTATGAGAAGGGTTAAGATTCCGTTGGCTTTTCCTTTTGTGATGACAGGTGTGAAGCTGGCGTTGGTGGAAATCATCTCGAGTGCAACGCTGGCTACATACATCGGTGCTGGTGGTTTGGGGACCTTGATTTTTACGGGATTGGGTTTGAACAGGATGGATCTGCTTCTTATTGGAGGGGGATCGGTAGCGACGATTGCCTTCACGACCAGCATCTTTCTTGATTACATCATTAAAAGGAGCGGAAATTAA